In Myxococcus stipitatus, the following are encoded in one genomic region:
- a CDS encoding group 1 truncated hemoglobin, with translation MSTAAQQKSVYEQIGGEPAMAAAVEVFYRKVLSDERISHFFEDVDMERQAAKQKAFLTMVTGGPSSYSGKDMRAGHAHLVKRGLNDVHFDAVVEHLRSTLEELGVAAPLVAQVLAIAGGARADVLNR, from the coding sequence ATGAGCACGGCTGCGCAGCAGAAGAGTGTCTACGAGCAGATAGGCGGGGAGCCGGCGATGGCGGCGGCGGTGGAGGTGTTCTACCGGAAGGTGCTGTCCGACGAGCGCATCAGCCACTTCTTCGAGGACGTGGACATGGAGCGCCAGGCGGCGAAGCAGAAGGCGTTCCTGACGATGGTGACAGGCGGACCGTCGAGTTACTCGGGGAAGGACATGCGCGCGGGCCATGCGCACCTGGTGAAGCGCGGGCTCAATGACGTGCACTTCGACGCGGTGGTGGAGCACCTGCGCTCCACGCTGGAGGAGCTGGGCGTGGCCGCGCCGCTGGTGGCGCAGGTGCTGGCCATCGCCGGAGGGGCTCGCGCGGACGTGCTCAACCGCTGA
- a CDS encoding Rrf2 family transcriptional regulator, whose translation MHLTLHADYSLRVLLYLAARPERLASTQELADAYGISKHHLVRVVQTLSSEGFVEVKAGRSGGVMLARATKDIRVGKVLRAAEPDFELVECFNRETNTCPIAPVCGLKGVLAEAREAFLAVLDRYTLADLVGRSRKDLAELFLPVSTP comes from the coding sequence GTGCACCTCACCCTCCACGCCGACTACTCGCTGCGTGTCCTGCTCTACCTCGCCGCCAGGCCCGAGCGGCTCGCCTCCACGCAGGAGCTGGCGGACGCGTACGGCATCTCCAAGCACCACCTGGTGCGGGTGGTGCAGACGCTCTCCTCGGAGGGCTTCGTGGAGGTCAAGGCGGGGCGCTCTGGCGGGGTGATGCTGGCGCGCGCGACGAAGGACATCCGCGTGGGCAAGGTGCTGCGCGCGGCCGAACCCGACTTCGAGCTGGTGGAGTGTTTCAACCGCGAGACGAACACCTGCCCCATCGCGCCAGTGTGTGGCCTCAAGGGCGTGCTCGCCGAGGCACGAGAGGCCTTCCTCGCGGTGCTGGACCGGTACACACTGGCGGACCTGGTGGGGCGCTCCCGCAAGGACCTGGCGGAGCTCTTCCTTCCCGTGTCGACGCCATGA
- the atpD gene encoding F0F1 ATP synthase subunit beta — protein sequence MSAQVPTAGKIIQVLGPVVDVEFPPGGLPEVYVALKVTNANLGPEQDNLVLEVAQHLGENTVRTIAMDSTEGLARGTAVKNTGAPIQVPVGKATLGRILNVTGEPVDEMGPVKSQEYWPIHRAPPPFTEQDVRVQMFETGIKVIDLLAPYTRGGKIGLFGGAGVGKTVLLQELIRNVAIERGGFSVFAGVGERTREGNDLYHEMQDTGVIKTDNLEASQAVLVYGQMNEPPGARARVALSALTMAEYFRDVEGRDVLLFVDNIFRFTQAGSEVSALLGRIPSAVGYQPTLATEMGGLQERITSTTKGSITSVQAIYVPADDLTDPAPATAFAHLDATTVLNRSIAELAIFPAVDPLDSTSRILDPGIIGQEHYAVARRVQGILQRYKELQDIIAILGMDELSEDDKLVVARARKIQKFLSQPFFVAQVFTGKEGRYVKLQDTIQGFKEIAEGKHDDIPEGAFYMAGTISEVVENARKMVA from the coding sequence ATGAGCGCTCAAGTTCCTACGGCAGGCAAAATCATCCAGGTTCTCGGCCCCGTGGTCGACGTGGAGTTTCCTCCCGGCGGTCTTCCCGAGGTGTACGTCGCCCTCAAGGTGACCAACGCCAACCTGGGCCCGGAACAGGACAACCTGGTGCTCGAGGTTGCCCAGCACCTGGGTGAGAACACGGTGCGCACCATCGCCATGGACTCCACCGAGGGTCTGGCGCGTGGCACGGCGGTGAAGAACACGGGCGCCCCCATCCAGGTGCCGGTGGGCAAGGCGACCCTGGGCCGCATCCTGAACGTCACCGGCGAGCCGGTGGACGAGATGGGCCCGGTGAAGTCGCAGGAGTACTGGCCCATCCACCGCGCGCCCCCTCCGTTCACGGAGCAGGACGTGCGCGTGCAGATGTTCGAGACGGGCATCAAGGTCATCGACCTGCTCGCTCCCTACACCCGCGGCGGCAAGATTGGCCTGTTCGGCGGCGCCGGCGTCGGCAAGACGGTGCTCCTGCAGGAGCTCATCCGCAACGTGGCCATCGAGCGCGGCGGCTTCTCCGTGTTCGCCGGCGTCGGTGAGCGCACCCGCGAGGGCAACGACCTGTACCACGAGATGCAGGACACGGGCGTCATCAAGACCGACAACCTGGAGGCCAGCCAGGCCGTTCTGGTGTACGGCCAGATGAACGAGCCGCCCGGTGCCCGCGCCCGCGTCGCGCTCTCCGCGCTGACCATGGCCGAGTACTTCCGCGACGTGGAGGGCCGTGACGTGCTCCTCTTCGTGGACAACATCTTCCGCTTCACCCAGGCCGGCTCGGAAGTGTCCGCCCTCCTGGGCCGCATCCCGAGCGCCGTGGGTTACCAGCCCACGCTGGCCACGGAGATGGGCGGTCTGCAGGAGCGCATCACCTCCACGACCAAGGGCTCCATCACGTCCGTGCAGGCCATCTACGTGCCCGCCGACGACCTGACGGACCCGGCGCCCGCCACCGCGTTCGCCCACCTGGACGCGACGACGGTGCTCAACCGCTCCATCGCGGAGCTCGCCATCTTCCCCGCCGTGGACCCGCTCGACTCCACCAGCCGCATCCTGGACCCGGGCATCATCGGCCAGGAGCACTACGCGGTGGCCCGTCGGGTCCAGGGCATCCTGCAGCGCTACAAGGAGCTCCAGGACATCATCGCCATCCTCGGAATGGACGAGCTCTCCGAGGACGACAAGCTGGTGGTGGCGCGCGCGCGCAAGATCCAGAAGTTCCTGTCGCAGCCCTTCTTCGTGGCCCAGGTCTTCACGGGCAAGGAAGGCCGCTACGTGAAGCTCCAGGACACCATCCAGGGCTTCAAGGAGATCGCCGAGGGCAAGCACGACGACATCCCGGAGGGTGCCTTCTACATGGCCGGCACCATCAGCGAGGTCGTGGAGAACGCCCGGAAGATGGTGGCGTAG
- a CDS encoding ADP-ribosylglycohydrolase family protein, translated as MSLTPSERQDRFHAAFVGLAIGDALGFPLRGIPPASLARLPGLAEDFAPRPRGKFAKGQFSDDTQLLLAAAESVIREGRVEGRSAAAHLAWLWQEGIILQPPRSLAESLQRLSSGVPWMSAGASLGTLCPSVLSRALVVGLFESGQRARLPHDAGVLTVITHKDPVCAAAAAAYAQAAALGMEEESLTPAAFCEQLSLAAAVHDKGLAEEVRHLPRLLTWDTTRALTQLRRVGVPPSELKGVDGLPSHVVPVLLTSLYAALKVPHDFREAVALVLRCGGEADVAAALTGALIGAHLGTRAIPARLRKQVLYAENLVDTADRLFRAHQVRETLATALAHQRRR; from the coding sequence ATGTCGCTGACTCCCTCCGAGCGCCAGGACAGGTTCCATGCGGCGTTCGTGGGGCTCGCCATTGGAGATGCGCTCGGCTTCCCGCTGCGCGGCATCCCACCCGCGAGCCTCGCGCGACTGCCTGGGCTCGCCGAGGACTTCGCGCCTCGGCCTCGGGGGAAGTTCGCCAAGGGCCAGTTCAGCGACGACACCCAGCTGCTCCTGGCCGCCGCGGAGAGCGTCATCCGCGAGGGCCGCGTGGAAGGCCGCAGCGCGGCGGCGCACCTGGCGTGGCTGTGGCAGGAGGGCATCATCCTCCAGCCGCCTCGCAGCCTCGCCGAGTCGCTCCAGCGGCTCTCCAGCGGCGTGCCGTGGATGAGCGCGGGCGCGTCCCTGGGCACGCTGTGTCCGTCCGTGCTCAGCCGCGCGCTGGTGGTGGGCCTCTTCGAGAGTGGTCAGCGCGCGCGCCTGCCGCATGACGCCGGGGTGCTCACCGTCATCACGCACAAGGACCCGGTCTGCGCCGCCGCCGCCGCCGCCTACGCGCAGGCGGCCGCGCTGGGCATGGAGGAGGAGTCCCTGACGCCCGCCGCGTTCTGCGAGCAGCTCTCGCTGGCCGCGGCCGTCCACGACAAGGGCCTGGCCGAAGAGGTGCGGCACCTGCCGCGCCTGCTGACGTGGGACACCACGCGGGCGCTCACGCAGCTGCGCCGCGTGGGGGTGCCCCCCAGCGAGCTCAAGGGCGTGGACGGGCTGCCCTCGCACGTGGTGCCCGTGCTGCTGACGTCGCTGTACGCCGCGCTGAAGGTGCCGCACGACTTCCGCGAGGCCGTGGCGCTGGTGCTGCGCTGTGGCGGAGAAGCGGACGTGGCGGCGGCGCTCACGGGGGCGCTGATTGGCGCGCACCTGGGCACGCGCGCCATCCCCGCGCGCCTGCGCAAGCAGGTGCTGTACGCCGAGAACCTGGTCGACACCGCGGACCGCCTCTTCCGCGCCCACCAGGTGCGCGAGACGCTGGCCACGGCCCTGGCGCACCAGCGCCGCCGCTGA
- a CDS encoding SMI1/KNR4 family protein, with the protein MHEWLEALRKSAKAAATGVSADEVRWAETECGVPFPEDLGHLYLAFNGGEFLGDVTLFPLHGPEGSASVLEKTRLKLEGLPAAGVWRIGVKGAHRHLFSARKSAMVEQGDGGGPLPGWVEALGDDEWVFGTWDGEKREMRLYRSLRDMLDVLVPPEEVESFGERTFARAMNAVLQGALSGMAAEEEEQAAEEEEVEEAEEEQEAQRELAYEYDEDVSRARKGGGADRSGGDETSGFGRIGGKAGGGKKPIARAEPSKVKQTELFVRPTMQEAVSKELGLEKKAEKKKAPVARGSEPKASAEPVEKKAQPVEVPSAGPKAKKAGKGRVGAVTLAEVAATKEPAPSVVAPTVVSEVATKKAAKPKAADKVSAAAKAAPAKAAEPKPTTQKAAPAKAVKKKAAAKKPPVEATKKAPSKVAAKKAPAKKAVAKKGAAKKPVAKKAVAKKGAAKKPVAKKAVAKKGAAKKPLAKKVVAKKGAAKKPVAKKAVSKKGAAKKPKSKK; encoded by the coding sequence ATGCACGAGTGGTTGGAGGCACTGCGGAAGTCGGCGAAAGCAGCGGCAACGGGTGTGTCCGCGGATGAGGTCCGGTGGGCGGAGACCGAGTGCGGCGTCCCGTTCCCCGAGGACCTCGGCCACCTGTACCTGGCGTTCAACGGCGGTGAGTTCCTGGGGGATGTGACCCTCTTCCCGCTGCATGGTCCCGAGGGTTCCGCGAGCGTCCTGGAGAAGACGCGGCTGAAGCTGGAGGGCCTCCCGGCGGCGGGTGTGTGGCGCATCGGGGTGAAGGGGGCTCACCGGCACCTGTTCTCCGCGCGCAAGTCGGCCATGGTGGAGCAGGGGGACGGCGGGGGTCCGCTGCCGGGTTGGGTCGAGGCGCTGGGGGACGATGAGTGGGTCTTCGGCACCTGGGATGGCGAGAAGCGCGAGATGCGGCTGTACCGCTCGCTGCGGGACATGCTCGACGTGCTTGTCCCTCCCGAGGAGGTCGAGAGCTTCGGAGAGCGGACCTTCGCCCGCGCGATGAACGCCGTGCTTCAGGGAGCCCTCTCCGGCATGGCGGCCGAGGAAGAGGAGCAGGCCGCCGAGGAGGAGGAGGTCGAGGAGGCGGAGGAGGAGCAGGAGGCCCAGCGCGAGCTCGCCTATGAGTACGACGAGGATGTGTCGCGCGCCCGGAAGGGTGGGGGGGCTGACCGGTCCGGAGGGGATGAGACCTCGGGGTTCGGGCGCATTGGGGGCAAGGCGGGGGGTGGGAAGAAGCCCATTGCTCGCGCGGAGCCGTCGAAGGTCAAGCAGACCGAACTCTTCGTGCGGCCGACGATGCAGGAGGCCGTGAGCAAGGAGCTGGGGCTCGAGAAGAAGGCCGAGAAGAAGAAGGCGCCCGTTGCTCGGGGCTCGGAGCCGAAGGCATCGGCTGAGCCTGTCGAGAAGAAGGCTCAGCCCGTGGAAGTGCCTTCAGCGGGGCCGAAGGCGAAGAAGGCCGGCAAGGGAAGGGTTGGGGCGGTGACGCTCGCGGAGGTGGCTGCGACGAAGGAGCCCGCGCCCTCGGTGGTTGCGCCGACGGTGGTCTCGGAAGTGGCCACGAAGAAGGCTGCGAAGCCGAAGGCCGCGGACAAGGTCTCGGCCGCCGCGAAGGCCGCGCCCGCGAAGGCCGCGGAGCCGAAGCCCACGACCCAGAAGGCCGCGCCCGCCAAGGCCGTCAAGAAGAAGGCTGCCGCCAAGAAGCCTCCCGTGGAGGCCACCAAGAAGGCGCCTTCGAAGGTCGCCGCGAAAAAGGCTCCTGCGAAGAAGGCCGTGGCCAAGAAGGGCGCCGCGAAGAAGCCGGTCGCGAAGAAGGCCGTGGCCAAGAAGGGCGCCGCGAAGAAGCCGGTCGCGAAGAAGGCCGTGGCCAAGAAGGGCGCCGCGAAGAAGCCGCTCGCCAAGAAGGTCGTGGCCAAGAAGGGCGCCGCGAAGAAGCCGGTCGCGAAGAAGGCCGTGTCCAAGAAGGGCGCCGCGAAGAAGCCCAAGTCGAAGAAGTAA
- a CDS encoding prohibitin family protein: MKRLGMLLGVLLLGSGCGFDTVPSGYGGIGFDSLGSGTQREPYGEGMHVMRPGKSLIMYDLRVQEMKDELNVLSNNGLDLKVDSSVRYRVDPAKLFELHTQTGPRYADILIAPITRSEARKVFGRYAPEEIYSTKREQIEKEIFEEVTRALQGKHVVVEAVLVRDVSLPSAIREAIADKLAEEQRSQKMRFTLDKERQEAERRQIEAEGIAKYQTIVRQGLTEEYLRFKGIEATEKLAASSNAKVVIVGGGSKGNLPLVYQVGEK, encoded by the coding sequence GTGAAGCGACTGGGGATGCTGTTGGGTGTGCTCCTGTTGGGGAGCGGTTGTGGCTTCGACACGGTTCCCAGCGGCTACGGCGGCATTGGTTTCGACTCGCTGGGCAGCGGCACGCAGCGCGAGCCGTACGGCGAAGGCATGCACGTGATGCGGCCGGGCAAGTCGCTCATCATGTACGACCTGCGCGTCCAGGAGATGAAGGACGAGCTCAACGTGTTGTCCAACAACGGCCTGGACCTGAAGGTGGACTCCAGTGTGCGCTACCGGGTGGACCCGGCGAAGCTCTTCGAGCTGCACACGCAGACGGGCCCCCGCTACGCGGACATCCTCATCGCCCCCATCACCCGCTCGGAGGCGCGCAAGGTGTTCGGCCGGTACGCGCCGGAGGAGATCTACTCCACCAAGCGCGAGCAGATTGAGAAGGAGATCTTCGAGGAGGTGACCCGGGCCCTCCAGGGCAAGCACGTCGTCGTGGAGGCCGTGCTCGTCCGGGACGTGTCCCTGCCCTCGGCCATCCGCGAGGCCATCGCCGACAAGCTGGCCGAGGAGCAGCGCAGCCAGAAGATGCGCTTCACCCTGGACAAGGAGCGCCAGGAGGCCGAGCGCCGGCAGATCGAAGCCGAGGGCATCGCCAAGTACCAGACCATCGTCCGCCAGGGACTCACCGAGGAGTACCTGCGCTTCAAGGGCATCGAGGCGACCGAGAAGCTGGCCGCCAGCTCCAACGCCAAGGTGGTCATCGTGGGCGGCGGCTCGAAGGGCAACCTGCCTTTGGTGTACCAGGTGGGCGAAAAGTAG
- a CDS encoding FAD-binding oxidoreductase: MSRVQVKHESKWYPLEPEESVLDGLLRQGVAVPNSCRAGACQSCLMRATSGDVPDAARVGLKDTLRTQGYFLACICKPVAGTRLEVSGADALRVPARIDSVASLSSSVLRVRLSTTAPLDYRAGQYVSLLREDGLARSYSLASLPREGLLELHVRRIPGGQMSGWLSEHARAGDAVSVQGPAGSCFYVPGRFEQPLLLAGTGTGLAPLYGIVRDALESGHTGPIWLFHGARTPEGLYLSEALRELASRHSGFNYRPSVLTGGSRDVAEGALDVLIRAECPKPAGFRAFLCGDSDLVLSLRKKLFLSGLSLKDLHADVFLPSTPRAEASGAR; the protein is encoded by the coding sequence ATGTCCAGGGTCCAGGTGAAGCACGAGTCGAAGTGGTATCCGCTCGAGCCCGAGGAGAGTGTGCTGGATGGGCTCTTGCGCCAGGGCGTGGCCGTGCCGAACTCCTGCCGCGCGGGGGCATGCCAGTCCTGTCTCATGCGAGCGACCTCCGGCGACGTGCCGGACGCCGCGCGCGTGGGGCTCAAGGACACACTGCGCACGCAGGGCTACTTCCTTGCGTGTATCTGCAAGCCCGTCGCGGGAACGCGCCTGGAGGTCTCCGGCGCGGACGCGCTGCGAGTTCCCGCGCGCATCGACTCCGTGGCATCGCTGTCCTCGAGCGTGCTGCGCGTGAGGCTGTCCACCACCGCGCCGTTGGACTACCGGGCGGGGCAGTACGTGTCGCTGCTGCGGGAGGACGGGCTGGCCCGCAGCTACTCCCTGGCGAGCCTGCCGCGCGAGGGATTGCTGGAGCTGCATGTGCGCCGCATCCCGGGCGGGCAGATGAGCGGCTGGCTGTCGGAGCACGCACGCGCGGGTGACGCGGTGTCCGTGCAGGGCCCCGCCGGAAGCTGCTTCTACGTCCCGGGACGCTTCGAGCAACCCCTGTTGCTCGCGGGCACGGGGACGGGCCTCGCGCCGCTCTACGGCATCGTCCGCGACGCGCTGGAGTCGGGCCACACCGGACCCATCTGGCTCTTCCACGGCGCTCGCACGCCCGAGGGGCTCTATCTCTCCGAGGCGCTGCGGGAGCTTGCCTCCCGGCACTCGGGTTTCAACTACCGGCCGAGCGTGCTGACGGGAGGCAGCCGGGACGTGGCCGAGGGCGCGCTCGACGTGCTCATCCGCGCGGAGTGTCCCAAGCCCGCGGGCTTCCGGGCCTTCCTCTGCGGGGACTCTGATTTGGTGTTATCCCTGCGCAAGAAGCTCTTCCTCTCGGGGCTCTCGCTGAAGGACCTCCACGCGGATGTCTTCCTGCCGAGCACCCCCAGGGCGGAGGCCTCGGGAGCTCGCTGA
- a CDS encoding helix-turn-helix domain-containing protein, giving the protein MPHALDLALVAALIGDPARASMLSRLLEGPARTAGELAREARISPQTASGHLAKLLEGQLVRVEVQGRHRYFRLAHPQVARALEALQLLAPTRTVPTRVPEPLRFARTCYDHLAGTLGVALAEAMEHRGLLESGEDSYVLTPAGTRFVSRWGVDVEAVSRGRRAFARRCLDWSERRAHVGGALGAAMTERLFALRWIARRPEGRGVRLTVEGRRGFDQQLGLTWP; this is encoded by the coding sequence ATGCCCCACGCGCTCGACCTGGCCCTCGTCGCAGCCCTCATCGGAGACCCCGCGCGGGCGAGCATGCTGTCGCGCCTGCTCGAAGGCCCGGCGAGGACCGCGGGAGAGCTGGCGCGGGAAGCCCGCATCTCTCCACAGACGGCGAGCGGCCATCTGGCGAAGCTCCTGGAGGGGCAGCTCGTGCGCGTGGAGGTGCAGGGGCGCCATCGCTACTTCCGGCTCGCCCATCCTCAGGTGGCGCGAGCACTGGAGGCGCTCCAGTTGCTCGCCCCCACGCGCACCGTCCCCACGCGGGTGCCCGAGCCGCTGCGCTTCGCGCGCACTTGTTACGATCATCTCGCGGGCACGCTGGGCGTGGCCCTCGCGGAAGCGATGGAGCATCGGGGACTCTTGGAGTCCGGCGAGGACAGCTACGTCCTCACGCCCGCGGGCACACGCTTCGTCTCGAGGTGGGGCGTGGACGTGGAGGCCGTATCACGAGGCCGGCGCGCCTTCGCACGCCGTTGCCTGGACTGGAGCGAGCGCCGCGCTCACGTGGGAGGAGCGCTGGGCGCCGCGATGACGGAGCGCCTCTTCGCGCTGCGTTGGATTGCGCGCCGGCCCGAGGGCCGCGGAGTGCGGCTCACCGTCGAGGGCCGGCGAGGATTCGACCAGCAGTTGGGACTGACCTGGCCCTGA
- the atpG gene encoding ATP synthase F1 subunit gamma, which translates to MASLRDIRKRIRSVKNTRQITKAMKMVSAAKLRKAQDAILAARPYATMLDQIIADLSARSGDDNLTHPLLAARPVKRVELITLTSDRGLAGGFNSNVTRRANRFLYENTGLENIQISTVGRKGNDFFRNRNQTVRKDFGGLYQRLSYRAAADIAEELVASYLNGEVDAVHIVYNEFISAINQKVVVTQLLPLQTLSAGGAPSEGAASMVDFKYEPDRQAVLDRLVPQAVNIKFYRALLESVASEHGARMSAMENATSNASDMISSLTLTYNRTRQAVITKELMEIVSGAEALK; encoded by the coding sequence ATGGCGTCCCTTCGCGACATCCGCAAGCGCATCCGCTCGGTGAAGAACACGCGGCAGATCACCAAGGCCATGAAGATGGTCTCCGCCGCGAAGCTGCGCAAGGCGCAGGACGCCATCCTCGCCGCCCGCCCGTACGCGACGATGCTGGACCAGATCATCGCGGACCTGTCGGCGCGCTCCGGTGACGACAACCTCACCCACCCGCTCCTGGCGGCCCGCCCCGTCAAGCGCGTGGAGCTCATCACCCTGACGTCGGACCGCGGCCTCGCCGGCGGCTTCAACTCCAACGTCACCCGCCGCGCCAACCGGTTCCTCTACGAGAACACCGGCCTGGAGAACATCCAGATCTCCACGGTGGGCCGCAAGGGCAACGACTTCTTCCGCAACCGCAACCAGACCGTGCGCAAGGACTTCGGTGGCCTGTACCAGCGCCTGTCCTACCGCGCCGCCGCGGACATCGCCGAGGAGCTGGTCGCCAGCTACCTCAACGGCGAGGTGGACGCCGTCCACATCGTCTACAACGAGTTCATCAGCGCCATTAACCAGAAGGTCGTCGTCACCCAGCTCTTGCCCCTGCAGACGCTGAGCGCCGGTGGAGCGCCTTCCGAGGGCGCCGCCTCCATGGTGGACTTCAAGTACGAGCCGGACCGCCAGGCCGTGCTGGACCGCCTGGTGCCCCAGGCCGTCAACATCAAGTTCTACCGCGCCCTCCTGGAGAGCGTGGCCAGCGAGCACGGCGCCCGCATGAGCGCCATGGAGAACGCCACCTCCAACGCCTCGGACATGATTTCCAGCCTGACGCTCACCTACAACCGCACCCGTCAGGCGGTCATCACCAAGGAGCTCATGGAAATCGTCTCCGGCGCCGAGGCCCTCAAGTAG
- a CDS encoding F0F1 ATP synthase subunit epsilon: MAKLTVEIVTPEKRILSVQADEAVVPGGKGLFGVRPGHTPFLSLMEPGALTLVESGKRDAYFVAGGFVEVANDKVLVLADAAEHVSGIDVDGARKRLAEAQERLKGLSSEDARYELEQATVRREAARIGAAGARG, from the coding sequence ATGGCCAAGCTGACTGTGGAGATTGTCACCCCCGAGAAGCGCATCCTGTCGGTGCAGGCCGACGAGGCGGTTGTGCCCGGTGGGAAGGGCCTGTTTGGCGTGCGGCCGGGGCACACCCCCTTCCTGTCGCTGATGGAGCCGGGCGCGCTGACGCTGGTGGAGAGCGGCAAGCGCGACGCGTACTTCGTCGCCGGTGGCTTCGTGGAAGTGGCCAACGACAAGGTGCTGGTGCTGGCGGACGCCGCCGAGCACGTGTCCGGCATCGACGTGGACGGGGCGCGCAAGCGCCTGGCCGAGGCGCAGGAGCGCCTGAAGGGCCTGTCCTCCGAGGACGCCCGCTACGAGCTGGAGCAGGCCACGGTGCGCCGCGAGGCGGCCCGCATCGGCGCCGCTGGCGCTCGGGGCTGA
- a CDS encoding response regulator produces MDSTVGPVLIVEDDPDIREALQGYLELHGYSVRIAGDGREALAHLAASPKPSLILLDMGLPVMDGHRVLTARGSEPGLSRVPVVILSADTERMSPRDRAVYAASQGVAAFLSKPVDPRYLLETLRRLLPGQAGAQTNAPA; encoded by the coding sequence ATGGACTCCACCGTGGGGCCGGTGCTCATCGTCGAGGACGACCCGGACATCCGTGAGGCGCTCCAGGGCTACCTGGAGCTCCACGGGTACAGCGTGCGTATCGCCGGGGATGGGCGGGAGGCGCTGGCGCACCTGGCGGCCTCGCCAAAGCCCTCGCTCATCTTGTTGGACATGGGGTTGCCGGTGATGGACGGGCACCGGGTGCTGACGGCGCGGGGGAGTGAGCCTGGGCTCTCGCGGGTACCGGTCGTCATCCTGTCGGCGGACACGGAGAGGATGAGTCCTCGGGACAGGGCGGTGTACGCGGCCAGCCAGGGGGTGGCGGCGTTCCTGTCGAAGCCGGTGGACCCTCGGTATCTGCTGGAGACGCTCCGGCGGTTGTTGCCCGGACAGGCCGGCGCCCAGACAAACGCACCGGCTTGA
- a CDS encoding SanA/YdcF family protein gives MKPTRASGIWARRALVLLLVGTVGLLVLSYLVRVSYEERIVPLADAPEAPVALVFGAGLAPGAVPSPVLAQRLDMAMALWRAGKVRAVLVSGDEVKPFHHETRAMRRYLLERGVPQDVVLGDEAGLSTYDSCLRARGVFGASKALLVTQRFHLPRALFIANSVGIDAWGVAADEGRSTPWRYTVRETLSRVLALGMVVLKVEPVYPTGRAAVPKG, from the coding sequence ATGAAGCCAACCCGAGCGAGCGGTATCTGGGCGCGCAGGGCCCTTGTCCTCCTGCTCGTGGGCACGGTGGGCCTGCTCGTCCTCTCGTACCTGGTGCGAGTGAGCTACGAGGAGCGCATCGTGCCGTTGGCGGACGCGCCGGAGGCGCCGGTGGCGCTGGTGTTCGGCGCGGGCCTGGCTCCAGGCGCGGTGCCCTCTCCGGTGTTGGCGCAGCGGTTGGACATGGCGATGGCGCTGTGGCGCGCGGGCAAGGTGCGCGCGGTGCTGGTGAGTGGGGACGAGGTGAAGCCCTTCCACCATGAGACGCGGGCCATGCGGCGCTACCTGCTGGAGCGGGGGGTGCCGCAGGACGTGGTGCTGGGGGATGAGGCGGGGCTGTCGACGTATGACAGCTGCTTGCGGGCGCGGGGGGTGTTCGGCGCGAGCAAGGCGTTGTTGGTGACGCAGCGGTTTCATCTGCCTCGGGCGCTGTTCATCGCGAACTCGGTGGGAATCGACGCGTGGGGCGTGGCGGCGGACGAGGGCCGCTCGACGCCCTGGCGCTACACGGTGCGCGAGACGCTGTCGCGGGTGCTGGCGTTGGGGATGGTGGTGCTCAAGGTGGAGCCCGTCTACCCCACGGGCCGCGCGGCGGTCCCCAAGGGCTGA
- a CDS encoding flavin reductase family protein, producing MTEPNRHRVIAPRILYFGTPVALLSTVQEDGSANLTPFSSVWALDDRLVLGLGLMGQGLANLERTREAVVNLPSAAQWPQVERIAPTTGRAPVPEPKRAMGYQHEPHKFERAGLTPLPSGTVAPPRVAECPLQFEAVLLASHRSTPAVGETEPSFAIVELRVTRVHAHEDITVPGTHHVDVTRWQPLLYVFRHYFGTGPGLGRNFRAET from the coding sequence ATGACCGAGCCGAACCGACACCGTGTGATTGCGCCTCGCATCCTCTACTTCGGAACCCCCGTGGCGCTGTTGAGCACCGTGCAGGAGGACGGCTCGGCGAACCTGACGCCGTTCTCCTCGGTGTGGGCGCTCGATGACCGGCTCGTGCTGGGGTTGGGGTTGATGGGGCAGGGGCTCGCGAACCTGGAGCGCACGCGCGAGGCCGTGGTGAACCTTCCTTCCGCGGCGCAGTGGCCCCAGGTGGAGCGAATCGCGCCCACCACCGGCCGCGCCCCCGTGCCCGAGCCGAAGCGCGCCATGGGATATCAGCACGAGCCTCACAAGTTCGAGCGCGCGGGCCTCACACCCTTGCCCTCCGGCACCGTGGCGCCTCCACGCGTGGCCGAGTGTCCACTGCAATTCGAGGCGGTGCTGCTCGCCTCGCACCGCTCGACGCCCGCAGTGGGAGAGACCGAGCCCTCCTTCGCCATCGTCGAGCTGCGTGTCACCCGTGTGCATGCGCACGAGGACATCACCGTGCCGGGCACCCACCACGTCGACGTGACGCGCTGGCAACCGCTGCTCTACGTCTTCCGTCACTACTTCGGTACGGGCCCGGGGTTGGGGCGCAATTTTCGCGCGGAGACCTGA